A portion of the Paenibacillus sp. PvR098 genome contains these proteins:
- a CDS encoding ABC transporter transmembrane domain-containing protein yields the protein MSFVGRLSWFFRERWGRYVLAIVLMALVNVLNMIPPQMIGGIIDQIRTGTLTEAGLRQSVLLLVGLALLLYVMIYVWITTLFSNSILLEKWLRSRLIKHLTRMSPSFFQRNSTGELMALATNDITAIGQTAGYGVMTLVNTIVGTTVVLIAMVSLISWKLMLAALIPLPLLTLVISILGKQTRMRFAEAQNAFARMNDQALESISGMRVIRSYVQEEHDLQAFDRITSDVMEKNRRVAAINALFHPTITLIVGISYVIGIGYGAYLVFHNEITLGQLVSFNIYLGMLIWPMISFGEFINVLQRGTASVDRLTRSFDQKPEVQNTPHPEQVARPEAIEFHDLTFRYPGAAYDSLSGISLQLERGQTLGIVGRTGSGKSTLLKQLLRFYPAPPGSVRISGIPLEQLPIERVREWIGYVPQEHLLLSKSVRDNIALGRPEASPEDIHRAIKLASFTQDVEQLPKGLQTIVGENGVMLSGGQKQRVSIARALLGDPEILILDDSLSAVDARTESAILQAIRTEREGKTTLIATHRLSAVMHADRIIVLEDGHITEEGSHEHLMRQGGWYKNQYERQQLEAKLLDSSE from the coding sequence TTGTCGTTTGTCGGGAGACTATCCTGGTTTTTCCGCGAACGCTGGGGCAGGTATGTCTTGGCTATCGTGTTAATGGCTTTGGTCAATGTGCTGAACATGATCCCTCCCCAAATGATTGGCGGGATCATTGATCAAATTCGAACGGGGACTCTGACCGAGGCAGGGCTGCGGCAAAGCGTGCTGCTGCTGGTCGGGCTGGCTTTGCTGCTTTACGTCATGATTTACGTGTGGATTACAACACTGTTCAGCAACTCAATACTCCTTGAAAAATGGCTGCGCAGCCGATTGATCAAGCATTTGACGCGAATGTCGCCTTCTTTCTTCCAAAGAAACAGTACGGGAGAGCTGATGGCGCTGGCGACTAACGATATCACCGCAATCGGTCAGACAGCCGGGTACGGTGTCATGACATTGGTCAATACGATCGTTGGTACCACTGTTGTGCTCATCGCCATGGTATCGCTCATCAGTTGGAAGCTCATGCTGGCAGCGCTCATTCCTCTTCCGCTGCTAACGCTTGTCATTAGTATACTGGGCAAGCAGACGCGTATGCGCTTCGCTGAGGCACAAAATGCCTTTGCACGCATGAACGATCAGGCGCTCGAATCGATCTCCGGCATGCGCGTCATTCGTTCTTATGTCCAGGAGGAGCATGATCTTCAGGCGTTTGACCGGATCACCAGCGACGTCATGGAGAAAAATAGGCGCGTGGCGGCGATTAACGCTCTGTTCCACCCGACCATTACATTGATTGTCGGGATAAGCTATGTGATCGGCATAGGGTACGGCGCTTACCTGGTATTTCATAACGAAATTACATTGGGACAGCTCGTGTCGTTCAATATTTATTTGGGGATGCTCATCTGGCCGATGATCTCGTTCGGTGAGTTCATCAATGTGCTGCAGCGCGGCACCGCTTCCGTAGACCGGTTGACCCGGAGCTTTGACCAGAAGCCGGAGGTTCAGAATACACCCCATCCGGAGCAGGTCGCTAGGCCAGAGGCGATTGAGTTTCATGATCTCACGTTTCGTTACCCTGGCGCAGCTTACGACAGCCTCTCGGGAATATCTTTGCAGCTGGAGCGTGGACAGACGCTGGGCATCGTCGGCAGAACGGGCAGTGGCAAAAGCACACTTTTGAAACAGCTGCTTCGCTTCTATCCGGCCCCGCCCGGCAGCGTGAGGATTTCTGGAATACCGTTGGAGCAGCTGCCGATCGAGCGCGTACGGGAATGGATCGGCTACGTGCCGCAGGAGCATTTGCTGCTTTCCAAATCCGTGAGGGATAATATCGCTTTAGGGCGGCCTGAGGCTTCACCGGAGGACATCCACCGGGCCATTAAGCTTGCCTCATTCACGCAGGATGTGGAGCAGCTGCCGAAAGGGCTTCAGACCATTGTGGGAGAGAATGGCGTCATGCTCTCCGGGGGCCAGAAGCAGCGTGTGAGTATCGCCCGGGCGCTTCTTGGCGATCCCGAAATCCTGATCTTGGACGATTCGTTGTCCGCAGTCGATGCTCGAACGGAGAGCGCCATTCTGCAAGCAATAAGGACCGAACGGGAAGGGAAAACGACGCTGATCGCGACGCATCGTCTTTCCGCGGTCATGCATGCGGATCGGATCATCGTGCTCGAAGACGGACACATCACCGAAGAAGGGTCGCATGAGCATCTGATGAGACAGGGTGGATGGTATAAGAATCAATATGAACGGCAGCAATTGGAGGCCAAGCTGCTCGATTCATCAGAATAG
- a CDS encoding ABC transporter ATP-binding protein, whose product MDGSEQTPVFRRLFGYAMLFKYRIAAALLVLCCAVGAELAGPFIAKTIIDRHIGSIQLPWYETAAPISGSIRQVELEGRSYVREDWLEAATLDQGMWKEARILQLERGLYLVRDVPSAQGSWTLMAGGGDSGAQVKLTKESGELKLFPARKLSAAEAASFYQHDIMPVIRWLLLFVGLLALGSILHYIQGYTLQVTALRIIQRMRMDLMRHIQNIPIRYFDNTPIGQVVSRIANDTEAIRDLFMSFMATFVVSMISIIGIYIALFLLDTRLALVTLLFMPLFTAVMLVHLKFSKKYISIMRARLSDMNAMISESIAVMPILQAFRQEANRLREFDELNEDRYRNNIKQHRVFSLSSRNFTGLVGSLFTAGAIWYFGGQSLHTSISFGVFYAFIDYTGRFFQPIIGIFDQLLNAQRAVVSAEKVFALMDIEGKQVEKADEVPRPQGNVVFDHVSFAYHEGEPVLRGISFEARKGETIALVGHTGSGKSSIMNLLLGFYEPTAGEIRIDGSDITSMSKQTLRKHMGIVLQDPFLFAGDIKFNVSLYNENIGPEQVRKALADVGASIFVEQLPGGYNETVVERGSTLSSGQRQLISFARALAFDPAILILDEATASIDSETEGLIQEALRIVSAGRTTFVIAHRLSTIRDADQILVLHRGEIVERGTHEQLMQREGRYYRMYQLQSGGTAPPTTA is encoded by the coding sequence ATGGATGGGAGTGAACAAACACCCGTATTTCGCAGGCTTTTCGGTTATGCGATGCTCTTCAAATATCGTATTGCCGCGGCGCTGCTCGTACTTTGCTGTGCAGTAGGCGCAGAGCTAGCTGGGCCTTTCATAGCGAAAACCATCATTGACCGTCATATCGGCAGCATCCAGCTTCCGTGGTATGAGACTGCAGCTCCAATCAGCGGTTCGATTCGTCAGGTCGAGCTGGAGGGCCGCAGCTATGTGCGCGAAGACTGGTTGGAGGCAGCCACCTTAGATCAGGGCATGTGGAAAGAAGCTCGCATCCTCCAGCTGGAGCGCGGCTTATACCTTGTGCGGGACGTGCCTAGTGCCCAAGGAAGCTGGACACTGATGGCGGGAGGCGGCGACTCAGGAGCGCAGGTAAAGTTGACCAAAGAGAGCGGTGAGTTGAAATTGTTCCCCGCGCGCAAGCTCTCTGCAGCGGAAGCAGCAAGCTTTTATCAGCATGACATCATGCCCGTGATTCGTTGGCTTCTGCTGTTTGTCGGCCTGCTCGCGCTGGGAAGCATACTGCATTACATACAGGGATATACCTTACAAGTTACTGCGCTGCGGATCATTCAGCGGATGCGAATGGATCTGATGAGGCATATTCAAAATATTCCGATCCGCTACTTCGATAATACGCCCATTGGTCAAGTGGTGTCTCGGATCGCTAACGATACGGAAGCCATACGGGATTTGTTTATGAGCTTTATGGCGACGTTTGTGGTCAGCATGATCAGCATTATTGGAATTTACATCGCCTTATTTTTACTAGATACTCGTCTGGCCTTGGTGACACTGCTGTTTATGCCGTTGTTTACGGCTGTGATGCTTGTGCACCTGAAATTTTCAAAAAAATATATCTCCATCATGAGAGCCAGACTCAGTGACATGAATGCCATGATCAGCGAATCGATCGCCGTTATGCCGATACTGCAGGCATTCCGGCAGGAAGCGAACCGTCTCCGTGAATTTGATGAGCTGAACGAAGACAGGTACCGCAACAATATCAAGCAGCACCGTGTGTTTTCACTGTCCTCACGGAATTTTACCGGTCTTGTTGGCTCGTTATTTACTGCGGGGGCCATCTGGTATTTCGGCGGGCAGTCGCTGCACACTTCGATTTCTTTCGGAGTATTTTATGCTTTCATCGACTACACGGGTCGGTTCTTTCAGCCGATTATCGGGATTTTCGATCAATTGTTGAATGCCCAGCGCGCGGTTGTGTCGGCAGAGAAGGTGTTCGCTTTGATGGATATCGAAGGGAAGCAGGTGGAGAAAGCCGATGAGGTTCCCCGGCCGCAAGGGAATGTGGTTTTCGACCATGTCTCCTTCGCTTATCATGAGGGCGAGCCCGTCCTGCGCGGAATTTCCTTTGAGGCGAGAAAAGGGGAGACCATAGCGCTCGTTGGTCATACCGGTTCCGGCAAAAGCTCGATCATGAACCTGCTGCTCGGCTTCTACGAGCCGACGGCGGGGGAGATTCGCATCGATGGCAGTGATATTACCTCTATGTCCAAGCAGACGCTGCGCAAGCATATGGGGATCGTGCTGCAGGATCCTTTCTTGTTTGCGGGCGATATCAAGTTTAACGTAAGCTTGTATAATGAGAACATTGGCCCCGAGCAGGTACGCAAGGCGCTCGCCGATGTCGGCGCGTCTATTTTCGTCGAGCAGCTGCCCGGAGGTTACAACGAAACGGTAGTGGAGAGAGGAAGCACGTTGTCCTCCGGCCAGCGTCAGTTGATTTCCTTCGCACGGGCACTTGCCTTCGATCCCGCTATTCTTATACTGGATGAAGCGACGGCGAGCATCGACAGCGAAACGGAAGGCTTAATCCAAGAGGCGCTGCGGATCGTCAGTGCAGGCCGGACCACCTTTGTTATCGCGCACCGGCTTTCCACAATCCGCGATGCAGATCAAATCTTGGTGCTGCATCGTGGTGAAATCGTCGAACGAGGCACCCACGAGCAGTTGATGCAGCGGGAGGGGCGTTATTACCGAATGTATCAGCTTCAATCCGGCGGCACAGCGCCGCCGACCACAGCTTAG
- a CDS encoding MBL fold metallo-hydrolase, producing MKTRRRYENMDGILNKKKLLHMHKWRKERRAKVKDLSYRVSQCPDKQLDFLRNNRTEPSITWIGHSTFVLQMGGINLITDPVWAERIGIEKRLAPPGLALDELPSIHAVLLSHSHYDHMHLPTLRAIARANRGLQFFVPEGLGRKLRAGGFERVTEMEWWGTSNLEGVELHFVPSQHGTRRTLFDINSSHWGGWVVRPSTPGGERDAMYFAGDTAYFNGFQLIGERYPIKWALMPIGAYEPEWHMSKQHVNPEQAVQAFIDCGAEFFIPMHYGAFRISDDTPREALDRLQEEWGRRELAPERLRIPCHGETFRA from the coding sequence GTGAAAACTCGTCGGCGTTATGAAAATATGGATGGAATTCTAAATAAAAAAAAGCTGCTTCACATGCACAAATGGCGGAAAGAGCGTAGGGCGAAAGTCAAGGATCTATCCTATCGTGTTTCTCAATGTCCGGACAAACAGTTGGACTTTCTGAGAAATAATCGAACAGAGCCATCGATCACTTGGATCGGGCATTCAACCTTTGTACTGCAGATGGGAGGGATCAATCTGATCACTGATCCAGTGTGGGCTGAACGGATAGGGATTGAAAAGCGACTTGCCCCCCCGGGACTAGCTCTTGATGAGCTGCCCTCAATCCATGCGGTGCTTCTTTCCCACAGCCATTACGATCACATGCATCTCCCAACCTTACGAGCTATTGCCAGAGCGAACAGGGGTCTGCAGTTTTTTGTGCCTGAGGGATTGGGGCGGAAGCTTAGGGCTGGCGGTTTTGAACGCGTAACGGAGATGGAATGGTGGGGCACGTCGAACTTAGAAGGGGTGGAGCTTCACTTCGTGCCGTCGCAGCATGGGACCCGTCGCACTTTGTTTGATATCAACAGTTCGCATTGGGGCGGCTGGGTAGTCCGTCCTTCCACACCTGGAGGAGAGCGGGACGCGATGTATTTTGCAGGGGATACCGCTTACTTTAACGGGTTTCAGTTAATAGGAGAACGTTATCCGATCAAGTGGGCGCTCATGCCTATTGGCGCTTACGAGCCGGAGTGGCATATGTCCAAACAGCATGTGAATCCTGAGCAGGCGGTACAAGCATTCATCGATTGCGGTGCTGAGTTCTTCATCCCGATGCATTACGGTGCATTCCGTATATCGGATGATACGCCTCGCGAAGCGCTGGATCGGCTTCAAGAGGAATGGGGGAGACGGGAGCTTGCGCCGGAACGTCTCCGGATTCCTTGTCACGGAGAAACGTTCCGGGCATGA
- a CDS encoding conserved virulence factor C family protein has translation MKIISIEPTPSPNTMKINLTEKLPNGMRQTFTRDQAAEAPDPNLRQLLAIEGVKALYRAADFIALDRTPKGDWSSILAEARAILGEAVTDAPSAPVQSGMDQPNGIAPSEAAEGAAFGEVMVRLQHFRGIPLQVRVTNGTEELRDALPKRFSDAAIRAAAASPNLIKERSLDDWDTRYGELREVLDEVLQELDAAYSNEQLEQLIAQAQEGPAQGEARKLAETGRKALSYEETEQQLNAPDWKQRYAALQQIKPSEATLQLLLKALEDEQANVRRLAAVYLGDLKNPEVLPYLYRALQDSSASVRRTAGDTLSDLGDPAAQEAMIGALQDSNKLVRWRAARFLYEVGDDLSLQALHAAQDDPEFEVRMQVRMALERIEGGQAAEGSVWQQMARRNRS, from the coding sequence ATGAAAATTATATCCATCGAACCCACGCCCAGTCCGAACACGATGAAAATCAACCTGACCGAAAAGCTCCCAAACGGTATGCGTCAAACATTTACCCGGGACCAGGCCGCGGAGGCTCCTGATCCGAACCTGCGGCAGCTGCTTGCCATTGAGGGCGTCAAAGCATTATATCGCGCAGCGGATTTTATCGCTCTTGACCGAACTCCCAAAGGTGATTGGTCAAGCATTTTGGCGGAAGCGAGAGCCATTTTGGGCGAAGCGGTAACCGATGCGCCATCTGCTCCAGTACAATCCGGTATGGACCAACCTAACGGCATTGCGCCTTCAGAAGCTGCCGAAGGCGCCGCTTTCGGTGAAGTGATGGTACGACTCCAGCATTTTCGCGGCATCCCGCTTCAGGTGAGAGTGACGAATGGCACGGAAGAACTTCGTGATGCCCTGCCTAAGCGCTTCAGTGACGCTGCCATTCGTGCCGCGGCGGCATCACCGAATCTGATTAAGGAACGGTCGCTTGATGATTGGGATACCCGTTATGGGGAGCTTCGAGAGGTGCTGGACGAAGTCCTTCAAGAGCTGGACGCCGCTTACAGCAACGAGCAGCTTGAACAACTGATAGCCCAGGCTCAAGAAGGGCCAGCCCAAGGCGAAGCCCGGAAGCTGGCTGAAACCGGTCGTAAAGCGCTGAGTTATGAAGAAACGGAACAGCAGCTGAATGCGCCAGATTGGAAGCAGCGTTACGCAGCGCTGCAGCAGATCAAACCCTCGGAAGCCACGCTGCAGCTGCTGCTGAAGGCGCTGGAAGACGAGCAGGCCAATGTCCGCCGCTTGGCCGCAGTTTACTTGGGTGATCTGAAGAATCCGGAAGTACTTCCTTATCTGTATCGCGCCCTGCAGGATTCTTCTGCGTCCGTACGCCGAACGGCAGGAGATACGCTGTCCGATCTGGGAGACCCCGCAGCACAGGAAGCGATGATTGGAGCGCTGCAGGATTCCAACAAGCTTGTACGTTGGCGAGCGGCCCGCTTCCTGTACGAAGTCGGGGATGATCTCTCCCTTCAGGCGCTGCATGCGGCCCAAGATGATCCGGAATTCGAGGTGCGAATGCAGGTACGCATGGCGCTCGAGCGCATTGAAGGCGGCCAAGCCGCAGAAGGCTCCGTATGGCAGCAGATGGCTCGTCGAAACCGCTCATAG
- a CDS encoding guanylate kinase, giving the protein MYELKDKELIFVFTGPNGAGRRTVAQMSGNTLGMRQVLSYTTRPPRSSEVDGQDYHFVSLEQFAAAEANKEFTEVVEIDGNRYGIKDTDVAQMLQKHGAVYLILNRYGAEALKKVYGDRAIRIFIYADRDTVMRREQERGDSPELINRYMSHYDEEMAYKDSCEHAFENTDLAHTVFDLTKTLDENYLHRNLLDLD; this is encoded by the coding sequence ATGTACGAGTTGAAAGATAAAGAACTTATTTTTGTTTTTACCGGCCCTAACGGTGCAGGAAGAAGAACCGTAGCCCAAATGTCCGGCAATACACTTGGCATGAGGCAGGTGCTCTCGTACACGACTCGCCCTCCCCGCTCTTCTGAGGTTGACGGACAAGATTATCATTTCGTCTCCCTGGAACAGTTCGCAGCAGCCGAAGCAAACAAAGAGTTCACTGAAGTCGTGGAAATTGACGGCAACCGTTATGGCATCAAGGATACCGATGTCGCTCAAATGTTGCAAAAGCACGGGGCTGTTTATCTCATTCTAAACCGATACGGTGCGGAAGCTTTAAAGAAAGTTTATGGGGACCGCGCCATCCGCATCTTTATTTATGCCGACCGCGATACCGTTATGCGAAGAGAGCAGGAACGCGGTGATTCGCCGGAGCTGATTAACCGATACATGTCGCATTATGATGAAGAGATGGCATATAAAGATTCCTGTGAGCACGCATTCGAAAACACTGACCTGGCGCACACCGTTTTTGATTTGACGAAAACGCTTGATGAGAACTACCTTCACCGTAATTTGCTCGATCTGGACTAA
- a CDS encoding DEAD/DEAH box helicase yields the protein MKKNEFALLGVSDDLAEALHKHGLTEPTPVQREAIPSALSGKDIIAQAQTGTGKTLAFVLPILETIDPGRSHVQALIVTPTRELAIQITEEVKRWAPLKGVRVLSAYGGQDVERQIRKLEGSIHIIVATPGRLLDHLRRGTVQLHKLSILVLDEADQMLHMGFFPDVEEIISATPTRRQTLLFSATMPPRIRELGKEYMRQPAEIEVKAKRVTLDEIEQVVLRTTDRGKLEALCKIIDEENPYLAMIFCRTKLRASKLNNELNERGYASDELHGDLTQAKREQVMKRFREAKIQYLVATDVAARGLDVEGITHVFNYDIPHDAESYIHRIGRTGRAGQTGKAITFAAPRDANYLELIEKGIKSTLTKRSGKDQEHEPDERSSQNQRRNAAPGERSQQRRGRNAAPGERTQQGRGRNAAPGERTQQGRGRNAAPGERTQQGRGRNEASGERSYQGRERNAAPGERSQQGRGRNEASGERSYQGRERNAAPSERSQQGRGRNAAPGERSQQGRGRNAAPGERSQQGRERSAAQRGQAPQQKPRNGGRRRER from the coding sequence ATGAAGAAAAATGAGTTTGCTCTGCTAGGCGTAAGTGATGATTTGGCAGAAGCGCTACATAAGCACGGGCTTACGGAACCAACCCCTGTGCAACGGGAAGCCATACCTTCTGCCCTATCCGGGAAAGATATCATTGCACAAGCGCAAACGGGTACGGGGAAGACACTTGCTTTTGTACTGCCGATATTGGAAACCATTGACCCTGGACGGTCACATGTTCAGGCCTTGATCGTTACACCTACCCGAGAGCTCGCCATACAGATTACAGAGGAAGTCAAGCGTTGGGCTCCGCTCAAGGGTGTTCGCGTGCTTTCAGCATATGGCGGGCAGGACGTTGAGCGGCAAATCCGGAAGCTCGAAGGAAGCATACATATCATTGTAGCAACACCCGGACGCCTGCTGGATCATTTGCGTCGGGGAACGGTTCAACTGCACAAGCTTTCCATTTTGGTTCTTGATGAAGCCGACCAGATGCTGCACATGGGCTTTTTCCCGGATGTCGAGGAAATCATCTCGGCCACTCCGACCAGGCGGCAAACACTACTGTTCTCTGCAACCATGCCTCCGCGCATCCGTGAGCTGGGCAAGGAATATATGCGTCAGCCTGCGGAGATTGAAGTGAAAGCCAAGCGAGTCACGTTAGACGAAATCGAACAAGTGGTTCTCCGGACGACGGATCGCGGCAAACTTGAGGCGTTATGTAAGATCATCGATGAAGAAAATCCTTATTTGGCAATGATTTTTTGCCGTACGAAGCTTCGGGCAAGTAAACTGAACAATGAGCTCAATGAACGCGGATATGCATCAGACGAGCTGCATGGCGACCTGACTCAAGCCAAACGTGAACAGGTCATGAAACGGTTCCGGGAAGCGAAGATACAGTATTTGGTAGCTACTGATGTGGCTGCAAGAGGTCTCGATGTCGAAGGCATAACCCATGTGTTCAACTATGACATTCCGCACGATGCGGAAAGCTACATCCACCGAATTGGAAGAACGGGTCGGGCGGGCCAGACAGGCAAAGCAATCACATTCGCCGCTCCCCGGGATGCTAACTATCTCGAGCTGATCGAGAAAGGGATTAAAAGCACGCTGACGAAACGGTCTGGCAAAGACCAGGAGCACGAGCCGGACGAGCGCAGCTCTCAGAACCAACGGCGCAATGCAGCGCCGGGCGAGCGCTCTCAGCAAAGGCGTGGGCGTAATGCAGCGCCGGGTGAGCGCACCCAGCAAGGGCGCGGGCGTAATGCAGCGCCGGGTGAGCGCACCCAGCAAGGACGTGGGCGTAATGCAGCGCCGGGTGAGCGCACCCAGCAAGGGCGCGGGCGTAATGAGGCTTCAGGTGAACGCTCTTACCAAGGACGTGAGCGTAATGCAGCGCCAGGCGAGCGCTCTCAGCAGGGGCGCGGGCGTAATGAGGCTTCAGGTGAACGCTCTTACCAAGGACGTGAGCGTAATGCAGCGCCAAGCGAGCGCTCTCAGCAGGGGCGCGGGCGTAATGCAGCGCCGGGCGAACGCTCTCAGCAGGGGCGCGGACGTAATGCAGCGCCGGGTGAGCGCTCTCAGCAAGGACGCGAGCGCAGCGCGGCACAGCGGGGGCAAGCACCGCAGCAGAAACCTCGAAACGGCGGCAGACGTCGGGAGCGCTGA
- the coxB gene encoding cytochrome c oxidase subunit II has product MIRWQNLWRFIPLFGLMALLTGCGDDTISTLRPRGPVASDQMFLMKLSFGIMLLVVVVVFVLYLYVLVRFRKKKGDKDIIPKQVEGSHTLEIIWTVIPIILLLILAVPTVQYTFKVLEDHRQNEDALHVKVTAHAFWWQFEYPTLGISTAQDLVIPTGKKIAFELTASDVKHSFWVPSLGGKMDTNVGTTNVFYLEASDVDVFKGKCAELCGASHSLMDFKVVSMEQGDFDQWVTKIKTPAVIPAEAQRGEELFKNNCLSCHAVNAQGLGAGPNLNGFASRELVAGILPHNDESLKQWISDPQSVKPGNKMPAFGENVPNSTPLKDQDIDDIIKYLNSLELK; this is encoded by the coding sequence ATGATTCGATGGCAAAATCTGTGGCGTTTCATCCCTCTCTTCGGGTTGATGGCACTGTTAACGGGGTGTGGAGACGATACAATTTCCACCTTGAGACCAAGAGGTCCGGTAGCCAGTGATCAGATGTTCCTGATGAAGCTCAGCTTCGGAATTATGCTGCTGGTTGTTGTGGTCGTTTTTGTTCTTTATTTGTATGTCTTGGTTCGCTTTAGAAAGAAAAAAGGTGATAAGGACATCATTCCGAAGCAAGTCGAAGGCAGTCATACGCTGGAGATCATTTGGACGGTTATTCCAATTATTTTGCTTCTGATCTTGGCGGTGCCAACAGTGCAGTACACCTTTAAGGTGTTGGAAGACCATAGACAAAATGAAGACGCGCTTCATGTCAAAGTTACGGCTCATGCATTCTGGTGGCAGTTCGAATATCCGACCTTGGGGATCTCTACGGCCCAGGATTTGGTCATTCCTACCGGGAAAAAGATTGCTTTTGAATTAACCGCTTCCGATGTGAAGCACTCCTTCTGGGTACCATCGCTGGGCGGTAAGATGGATACCAACGTGGGCACGACGAACGTTTTCTACCTGGAAGCTTCTGATGTAGATGTATTTAAAGGGAAGTGTGCGGAGCTTTGCGGCGCATCTCACTCCTTGATGGACTTTAAAGTAGTATCTATGGAACAAGGCGATTTCGATCAATGGGTAACCAAAATTAAAACGCCAGCTGTTATTCCTGCAGAAGCGCAACGTGGCGAGGAACTGTTCAAAAATAACTGCTTGTCCTGTCACGCTGTTAACGCACAGGGGCTTGGCGCAGGTCCGAACTTGAACGGTTTTGCATCCCGTGAGCTTGTTGCCGGAATTCTGCCTCATAACGATGAGAGTTTAAAACAGTGGATTTCCGATCCGCAGTCCGTCAAGCCGGGTAATAAAATGCCTGCGTTCGGCGAGAATGTGCCGAATTCGACCCCGCTGAAGGATCAGGATATCGACGACATCATCAAATACTTGAACTCGTTGGAACTAAAGTAA